DNA from Tachysurus fulvidraco isolate hzauxx_2018 chromosome 16, HZAU_PFXX_2.0, whole genome shotgun sequence:
AGTTTAAACGTTTATACCCATGTCTTGAAAATTTTGTGTAGGTTCAAAATCCAGGACTGTCCTTGAACAAGCACCTCAGTTCCTAGACTTGGAtcattccaaaaaaaatttatcAAATCGGGCAAACtgagaaatgtaataaatagtTTATTAGTCTCTTGCATTATGTGGTTATGGGGGGAAATATTCTCTGACAAAAGGAATAGGTAAAAAGTCAAGGAAGGTCATAGTTGTGTTAACTTTAGTTagatgttttttcccctcatatttttattcttcttttgtcCACAGTATCAGAAGACAAACATGACTATGGAATATGCAGATGAAAACGAATGGGAGAGTCCATGTGAAATGAATAGAAATTCACTGAATAATAATGTTAAGTACTATCTCCAATACTATGTGCACTCACTTATCTGCATTGTAGGATTTATTGGCAATGTCTTGGTGATCCTTACATATGCTTTCTACAAGCGCACCAAGTCCATGACGGATGTTTACCTACTGAACGTGGCCGTAGCAGATGTCCTGTTTGTAGTGGCTCTGCCTCTGCTCATATTCAGTGAGCAGAATGACTGGGCTTTGGGTGATTGGTCCTGCAAGGTGTTGCGTGGTGCCTACAGTATCAACCTCTACAGTGGCATCCTACTGCTGGCTTGCATCAGTTTAGACCGCTACATGGCCATAGTACAAGCTCGCCGCTCTTTCAGGTTCCGCTCGAGCATGCTGATCTACAGTTACTTGATCTGTGCATTTGTCTGGATTTTAGCCTTCATTCTGACTTTGCCCACCCTCATCTACTATGAGCGCTACAAACCTACTGTCTCAATGCAAACTTTTGATATGAACTTCACAAATATTGAAGACTACAGCCAATGGACTACAACACATGCACCTCTATCGAGCCTGCACATGGAACAGCATGTGTGCTTCTTTCGCTTCAATGACAACGACACTGCGAAGCTCTTCAAAGTGCTAGTGCCGAGTTCTCAGGTCGCTGTTGGGTTTTGCTTGCCATTGCTGGTCATGGGCTTCTGCTACTCCAGTGTGGTGTTTACACTCCTGCGTGCCAAAAACTTCCAAAGGCACAAGGCTGTGCGTGTGGTCCTGACGGTAGTGTTGGTCTTTATCACCTGTCATCTGCCCTACAATGCGGCACTGTTGTATGATCTCATTTACATGTTCTCCAATTCAGAGTGCATGGatcaaaacaacacacacctgctgcTGATCCTCACTGAAAGCCTGGCCTACCTGCACTGCTGCCTCAACCCACTTCTCTATGCCTTTATTGGAGTCAAATTCAGGAACCATTTCCGCAAGGTTGTGGAGGACCTCTGGTGCCTTGGGAAGAGCTACATTGGTGCAAGACGTGCGTCTCGGATGACCTCCGAGGCATACCTATCTTCCCGAAGGTCTGTGGACAGCGCAGGGAATGAAAATGCCACCTCATTCACCATGTAACAAATTGGCTTTCCCTGGTTAACAGTTAATGCTgaggtgtctctgtgtgtgtctgtatctctgtgtgtctctctgtgtgtgtttatctctgtgtctctgtgtgtctctgtgccgtgtgtgtgtgtgtgtgtgtgcgtctctgtgtgtgtgtctctgtgtgtgtgtctgtgtgtgtctctgtgtgtttatctctgtctgtttgtgtctgtgtgtgtctctgtctctgtgtctctctgtgtgtgtgtgtgtgtgtgtgtgagaataaagGTTTAGTCATTACAGAATGAACAATTTATATTATTCATGTTCTGTTATCCCTTTTTTGTACATagtgttttaatatatattgaagtctattgtttcttttttttcataaatgatATGAGCTTCAACTACATAAATATGCCCCTCTAATTTTATTAGTAATATCTTCCTGCACcagtgtagtgtgctgtgtgtttgttgtagctACTgagcacacgtacacacacattttacctGTCTAGTTGCTGAAGAAGGTCCTTTGGTTTTGACGTGGGATACGTCCAAGGTACCAGTAAAGGGTCATCTCTGAGCAGATGATATTTTAGGGTGTGATACTTGGGTGAATGCATCAGGACCAACAGCTTGCTGAGCTTTGTGAATAATATGAAGCACatctgctgctactgctggtgCACTGGACACggattttaaattatatatatagtgaggggaccatttaaataaaatgttatagatataaataaaggTAGTTGTAGCAATCTCTTGCCATGTTGGAGTCTTTGGAGCATAATCTTGTTTTTCTCTTGTTCTTGTTTTAATCGAGTTTAAAGCTTAACGCaaggttttattaaaacttAGTCCTTTTCTTTATGGTTGCTATCCTATTGCAAACTGATTCAATAAATACCAAAAAGAAACTTTCTATTTGCAGAGATAAATATCACATCACTAATACTTTAGGTCTGCTTCATGTGTTTACCTCACACGCTGTGACAAGATCTCTCAGAACGAATCAGATGACTGTACGCTATAAAGCCCCTAATACATCACCAGATAGAAGTCTACATCATAAGACacgtggaattttttttttttttacttcatttagTTTTCAAAGATTATGCTGTTATTAATGATGTCCtgtaccaaataaaaaaaaagcttttgctGATTCATGCTGAAAAAATAGTCATAATTTATTCCTCCCTCCTCACAAGGAGACCATGAACTATACCTTTgaaaaaatttaagaaaaaacacaggTCCAGGGTTATTTCATATGGAGGGTCATTGCTGCCACCTTTTACTGCTTCAAGTACATATGAAGCCTCAGACATCAGAGAATgacctactactactactaattagaataataattatattattattattattaaataatataatgataaaagAGTAATAGCCCCCCATGTATTCACAAACATGTATTTGATCATAACTGATATTATACATTCCAGTTCCTAAATAAGAGTTTCTCATTAAAACCTATTCACTGAACTGCTAAGATATTTTTTCATGAAGTTAATAGTAATGGGCTCGAAAATGAAACTCGACAGTGATTGGTTGGCTATTGCAGATCGGAATGCTTAGATGTGAAAAAAATTCCCACCTACCAGGCCGGTTAGCTCAGTTGGTTAGAGCGTGGTGCTAATAACGCCAAGGGTTCGATCCCCGTACGGGCCATTACTTGTTTTCTTCTCTTAATATGCCACGACTCATATTACTTTTGATAATAAAGGACACTTGTCAGTGATGGAAATCAGTGGGAGCACTTACGTATAACATGAACTGAACCTTAAAAATGCCTTGTGTGTAGGCGCACACTATAATAAAGCTTATTCTGGGTCTGATTCTGAAATGCATTAGGAGATACATTTCTGCAGGACGAGGTGTGTGCCGGTAGATGGCGCTAGATACATATACATTTCTGCAGGACGAGGTATGTGCCAGTAGATGGCGCTAGATACATATACATTTCTGCAGGACGAGGTGTGTGCCAGTAGATGGCGCTAGATACATAAACATTTCTGCAGGACAATGTGTGTGCCAGTAGATGGCGCTAGATACATATACATTTCTGCAGGACGAGCTGTGTGCCGGTAGATGGCGCTAGAAACATATACATTTCTGCAGGACGAACTGTGTGCCGGTAGATGGcgctatatacatatatatttctgCAGGACGAGCTGTGTGCCGGTAGATGGcgctatatacatatacatttctgCAGGACGAGCTGTGTGCCGGTAGATGGcgctatatacatatacatttctgCAGGACGAGCTGTGTGCCGGTAGATGGCGCTAGAAACATATACATTTCTGCAGGACGAACTGTGTGCCGGTAGATGGCGC
Protein-coding regions in this window:
- the ccr6a gene encoding C-C chemokine receptor type 6a; translated protein: MTMEYADENEWESPCEMNRNSLNNNVKYYLQYYVHSLICIVGFIGNVLVILTYAFYKRTKSMTDVYLLNVAVADVLFVVALPLLIFSEQNDWALGDWSCKVLRGAYSINLYSGILLLACISLDRYMAIVQARRSFRFRSSMLIYSYLICAFVWILAFILTLPTLIYYERYKPTVSMQTFDMNFTNIEDYSQWTTTHAPLSSLHMEQHVCFFRFNDNDTAKLFKVLVPSSQVAVGFCLPLLVMGFCYSSVVFTLLRAKNFQRHKAVRVVLTVVLVFITCHLPYNAALLYDLIYMFSNSECMDQNNTHLLLILTESLAYLHCCLNPLLYAFIGVKFRNHFRKVVEDLWCLGKSYIGARRASRMTSEAYLSSRRSVDSAGNENATSFTM